Within Marmota flaviventris isolate mMarFla1 chromosome 13, mMarFla1.hap1, whole genome shotgun sequence, the genomic segment GTCGAGTGTTTTAAGACTGTGGGGTAGTTCTGAGTTCTTGCCTTGATGTCTTGATGTGTCTTGATGTCTTGGTTGTAATGGGTACCGAGCAGAATCTGTAAAAAGTATTGGTTCGATTGATACATTGTAGTGTCCCAATTTATATTGACAGGGATTAGTTTCATATACTAGTTAGCAGCTATGCTAAGTAATAAACACCAGAAATTTCTGAGGAAGACTGTTCTTCAGCATTCATAACTTGAAAGAGTTGGATTCTGGTCTTGTGAGGGAACTCTTAAAGCACTACAgcaaaacatttatatatttatatattatttgcttatttatttgagTAGCCTAGCAGAGACCATGATTTGTGAATGGTCTCTTAATGTAAAAGTGACTTTGTCAACTACATGCATGAACACGTGGAGAGCATGCCTTGTaggcacttttttaaaaacagcttttcTGTCAGAGTTTGCCTATCATCATAGGCTTTCTTAATGTCAGGAAAACTAGTTTGTCttatactcctttttttttttttttttttttgcagaaaaagaacaacaagaaGCAATTGAACATATCGATGAAGTACAAAATGAAATAGACAGGTAAAGTTTTTCTTAAGTTTTCTGAAGCACCTTTAATTTCCTGGTAATCATTGAAACTCTGGTCAGCTAAATCTATATTCTCCAGTGAAAGGAGCTCATTATGCCTTGGTTGGAAATACTATGTAGATTCATGTTATTTTTCCAGGAAATATTTGTACAAATCACAAAAAGGTTTTGATGAAAATACTTTGACCCTGTAATGATTAGTTTTGCTTTTAAAGGCTTCAAATTGTCCAAATGGTAGTGTAGTGATTTGTCAGGAACATGCATGAATGGTAGTGTAGTGATTTGTCTTCAGATAGTTTAGCATTATGGCATCAGTGTTGCTCCAACTTGCCTTGCAACTTTGTTACTCAATTAGtagttttatttagaaattctaATTTAGGGAAGTAAACTTGGAGTTTGCCTGgaaatagtaaatgaattaaGTATACAAAGTTACCAGAATGTGGAGTTTGAGAATTGTAAGAACTGTTCCTTATTGTTAATAAAATTGCTATCAATTTTAGTCTAGAGTAAAAAACTATTGTGATTTGATTATTGAAAGTGGGTATTTTGTGCAGTCCTAAggcaaataagaataaatatacaTTCTGTAGTCTTCCACATTTTTGTATTGAAATAACCATCATTGTCAATATGTCTTTTCATTTACTTCAGACTTAATGAACAAGCCAGTGAGGAGATATTGAAAGTAGAACAGAAATATAACAAACTCCGCCAACCATTTTTTCAGAAGAGGTCAGAATTGATCGCCAAAATCCCAAATTTTTGGGTAACAACATTTGTCAACCACCCACAAGGTATGTTTTGGGTAGAGCACTATTAAAGATAATATAGGATGTTAGTTTATTAGAGTAGAAGATGCTTAGTGCATGAGCAGAGTGAAATCCAGTGAATGGAGATGTCTATTTAAAATAGACTGTACTCTTAGAACTCAGTTTATTACTTGATGAAAGGTAGGGACCTCACTGGCACTGAACATTTTGGCTTTCTCTTAATaggtttatgaaataaaaaaaagctcATTaggggatggggctgtagctcaatggtagacttcttgcctagcacttgtgaggcactgggttggatcttcaacaccatataaaagtaaataaataaaataaaggtattgtgtccatctacaacaatgaattttttttttttaaatgctcattaaggggctgaagttgtggcttagtggtagagtggtcatctagcatgcatgaggcactgggcttaatcctcagcaccacatacaaataaaataaagatatatgcccacctaaaactaaaaaataagttttaaaatgatcattaaGGTGGGAAAGCTTAAAAGGGATCAATTAGATATTATTGTTAGCCTCTTTAAACTTTAACTGGCCTATAATTTGCTGGTCTAGTGTCAGCACTGCTTggggaggaagatgaagaggcGCTGCATTATTTGACCAGAGTTGAAGTGACAGAATTTGAAGATATCAAATCAGGTTACAGAATAGATTTTGTAAGTATGCACAATCTTGTTTGCCACCATGGAAATTAATTTGAGCTTTATTGAGAACACCTGTTTATTGATTTCTCAATCCTTCATTGCAGTATTTTGATGAAAATCCTTACTTCGAAAATAAAGTTCTCTCCAAAGAATTTCATCTGAATGAGAGTGGTGATCCATCTTCAAAGTCCACTGAAATCAAATGGAAATCTGGAAAGGTATGCTTTAAGGAATTAATGgacaaaaataacatttgtttattttgttttgtaaatccACTTAACCTAgtgcttttcttaaaatataaaaaatttcaatgtGTTGAAGCCAAATACAATAGCTTATATGTCTCTTTAGAGGTTATAAGTTGAAACTTTTTTGCCTTGTGTTGGTGATTGAGCTTTTCAAATGGCATGACATTTCTCAATCCATTTGTAAGTTAGCTATAATTTGTAATTTGAAAGATTTTCTACTGTATTATTGAGGGTAGTTAAAGTGGGACTGATTTTTATGAAAAAGCTAAGTGTAGTTGATATTTCATCTGAGAAAGCAATCTTGTGCAACTTCGTCTCTGCCCGCTGTATGTTTTATAGTTAATTGCTTTTAGACAATAGTAGTATTTATACTGAACTGATATTTGTGGTGTTCTGTTttggggaagatttttttttttccccaattgtATGGAGTTTAGGTGTAGTAGAGAAATAGCACCaaaaattttttctgttttcattttaggATTTGACGAAACGTTCAAGTCAAACGCAGAATAAAGCCAGCAGGAAGAGGCAGCATGAAGAACCAGAGAGCTTCTTTACCTGGTTTACTGACCATTCTGATGCAGGTGCAGATGAGTTAGGAGAGGTCATCAAAGATGATATTTGGCCAAATCCATTGCAGTACTATTTGGTGAGTTGACAAGTACTGTTGGGTAAATTAACACAAAGAGTACTTGTctcaattttggaaaaaaaatgagttctcgactcttgttttttttaaggttCCTGATATGGATGatgaagaaggggaaggagaagaagatgatgatgatgatgaagaagaagaaggattggAAGATATTGATGAAGAAGGGGATGAGGATGAAGGtgaagaagatgaagatgatgatgaaggggaggaaggagaggtaaAATAAAGTTTGGCTAAACCCCAAAAGATAATGTACAAAGGTTTCACCATATGGGGTGGGGTTTTATATATAGAATAATAGAACTGACCTGACACTTAAGTGGGAGGATTTGGGGGGAAGATAAGCTATTGCATTGTCAACTAGAAATGTGgtggtgtttctttttttctttggtgctagggattgaacccagaggtgcttaattaactactgagccacatcatttgctcttcatattttttactttgggCAGGGACTTGCTTTGacttggtgatcctcctaccaagtcactgggattacaggcgtgtgccactgtacccggcaAACTGGAAATGTTTGCTAAGCTCATTAATAATTTAACTAGGTCTGGTTTTCTGACCACAAAAGTCTGTCTTTTCCTCTTAGCCAGTACTTACTGAAGCAatatgggtttgttttttttgtgtgtgtgtgttttagacaAAGTTTAGAATCCCCCATTCCTTGGTTAATTGGTGCTAGAGATAGAATTTGCATGCTAGACAAGGGTTCTACTAAGGTACATCATGAGGGTaactaaagaatttttaaatggttaaattgGTAGATGGGTTGTGTTTAGATTGTTTGGTCTGAACTGGACCCAGTGATTTGGTTTTTACTAGGAAGTTATTTTTCTGGAACAATGTGTCTGGATCTTTCAACCTTGATTTAATGCAGATTAATAATACAGTTTCAGAAAATTAGGTGGTACCCAGAGCATATTGCCCTCTTGTTCCTTGTGATCCAGTGGAAAGTTAGTGCACTTAGAATTAGCCCTTAAGTTAActgcctactttttctttcagGAGGATGAAGGAGAAGACGACTAATTGAACACTGATGGATTccaacctttttctttctttcttttgttttttgtttttttcttttgttttttgttttttttaattcagtcccTGGGAGCAAGttgcagtcttttttttcccccctcccccccacccccttgtgCTCAGTCGCCCTGTTCTTGAGGTCTCTTTTCTCAAACCATGCTTCTCAacttattttggggggaaatacCTTGAGCAGAGTACAATGGGAAAAGAATCTCTACACCCTTCTgttctaaattcatttttatcccttcctgtctcaaaacaaaaaacaaaaaactgtatgGAATCAACACCACCGTGCTctgtgggaaaaaagaaaaaccttctaCTCCCTTCACTCTGCTGGAAGTTGGAGGGTGCTAGGCCCCTGTGTAGTAGTGCATAGAATTCtagcttttttcctcctttctctgtaTATTGGGCTCAGAGATTACACTGTGTCTCTATGTGAATATGGACAGTTAGCATTTACCAACATGTATCTGTctactttttcttgtttaaaaaaagaaaaaaaaaaacttaaaaaaatggggTTATAGAAGGTCAGCAAAGGGTGGGTTTGAGATGTTTGGGTGGGTTAAGTGGGCATTTTGACAACATGGCTTCTCCTTTGGCATGTTTAATTGTGATGTTTAACGGACATCCTTGCAGTTTAAGatgacacttttaaaataaaattctctcctaATGATGACTTGAGCCCTGCCACTCAATGGGAGAATCAGCAGAACCTGTAGGATTTTATTTGGAATTGACATtctctattgtaattttgtttgtttatttttaaattttcttttttgttttcactggAAAGGAAAGATGATGCTCAGTTTTAAACGTTAAAAGTGTACAAGTTGCTTTGTTACAATAAAACTAAATGTGTACACAAAGGATTTGATGCTTTTCTCTCAGAATAGATATACTTTTAATATGACCTTCCAAGTTTGACTTGTATAATAACATCATCGTCAAACTTTGTCACCCTAACTTCGTATATTTTGATACGCACTTTGCAGGATGACCTCAGGGCAATGTGGATTGACTAAAGGGATTTGAATCAATGTCTTAATGTCTCCGTAGCTGGGAAACATGGGTACAATTTGTTATTGGTTTCTGAACATGTCATTTGGGATAGTAGAAACTCAAAACTGAGTTATGAGTGATACCCTTGATTTTTATCTCAAATTGGCAGTTTTTAAAGTAGGTCTTCAATTACCTGGATATAGTAGTGCTTTGCTGCCACCATCAAACAGACCTGGTGCTCTAATGTCAAGTTGTTCGTGGGACAGTTGCTGGTATGTCTTCATTGGCTCTATAAAGTGTGGCCAAGAAGATGGGCTCTCAGAGTAAGAAGTCTGTGCTGGTGGTCAGGAAGAACTTTTTGTCTCTCTTAAGTCCCTGGTATCTGGCATAAATCTCTCCAACGCCAATGTGTGGATCTGGGTGGGATGATGGACTCTGCTCTGTCTGCTCAATGCTGCTGTGCAGAGAGTAGCATTTTGAAAAGCTACCTAATGCATAAGCTTTTTAATGCTGTAAAATATAGCTGAAATTAAATGCCACTTTTTCAAAGGTGAATTAATGGACAGCCTGGTCAAATTCAAAGCTTTTTGTtgtataaaactttatatatggAACTATTCCATCAATAGGCAAAGTGTAACCAAAACCTGTCTAGATGGATAGTATGTAATTTCTGCACAGGTCTCTGTTTAGTAAATACATCACTGTATACCGGTCAGGAAATCTTGCTCCAATAAAGgaacataaagattttttttggacTGGGATCATTCTCCTTGTTTTGTAGAAAAACGTTACTTTCTTTGGATTGGATAATGTATTAGTGACTGGGGAAGGAGGGGGGGCTGCTCAAATAGTTTAGTAGGAATTATTCCATAGGTAACAAAGGATTGAGCTGGttggcacagaaaaaaaatatataaaatttttttttttttttttttgtaaatcggGTTTTACCTGGGCTGGTATTGAactggtcttcctgcctcagcttcctaagtagctgAATTGTAAAATTTGTGCCTGgctcataaaaatgtatttacatcATAATTGggtattttttatagttgtagacagacacaatacctatgtttttatgtggtgctgaggattgaacccagtgcctcatatgcaaggcaagtgctctacagttGAGCCACAACCCTCGCCCCAATAATCGggtatttttttatgttgtagtCTTAGCATTGACTCCTAGAAATTtagtaatttattaatatttcagctTCTGATAGTGTTTCATGAAAGTTATCACTTGCCACACAACTGGTTTTATGTACATGTGAGATtctagttttgtttatttttaatacatatgtatatttgctgtcccccacctccactcccaatagtggaaattgaacccaggggtattttaccattGAGTTTTGAGTTGGGGTCTTGCCAAGTTACAGAGGCTAGCCTTatgcttgtgatcctcctggttcagtctcctggagttgctgggattgcaggtgtgactaccacacccagccaatttatatttctgaggaatcttctgTTCCCAGGACAGCCTTATTAGTGGGCCCAAGcagttctgcctcagcctcctgaataactggTACTGGGGGCATTGTGTCATTGTGCCCAGCTATAACATAATGttcctttattttggggggtatatATCAAAAGTTGGGGTCCTTTTAAAGTAATAGTTCCCCCCCCCCCTACCATTATTGTTAATTCTCTAGATACTCCCTCTGTATATACAAATCTTTCAAGAGTACTAAGCTGTGGAGAAGCAAAATGGTAATCTTTGGTTCCTGAACATTCCTGGAATATCCATTGTACCTGTGTCCTGTTATAAGAGGGATTCTAGTGTGAATGGTAAAGGATTAGATATATCTCAAAGTATTCTCTTGCTCAAGGAGAAAGAACAAGTGGCCTGATTTAGTAGTTTCCATCTTTGGAGGGTATTGTATATTTTCAAACCTGTGCCATACTTTGCTTAGGAGGGGGATTTAACTGCATGAATTGGGATAGAGGACACTAGCTTGCAAGGTATAAACAGTTTCAAAACCTTAAGGAATGCTGTTTAAGACCATTCCTGAAGTTAAAGATGACTTTCtccaatgatttaaaaaatacaataactgtTCCCTGACCTCCCTCCATAATAAGCTTTCTTCACcttcagtactagggatttaatccagAGGCACTCTCCCCTAcagttttttatttgagacagtgtcttgcaaATTCCTCCAGGGTGACATCAAAttgagattcttctgcctcagcttcctgatttgctaggattacaagtgtgcaccaccatgttcAGCTAACATGCAGAGTTTAAATGATCCACAAAGTACCTGGATGCTATGTTTGGCTGACAATGTTACTTTGCATTCAATCCACCTATGGGTTTCTAAAAGAAATTTGTGATATATGGATATTGGGGGCTTGTAGGTACCAGGACTCCTAACAATTGTGCATATGGGTTCGTTTTAGTAACAACTAGCTTCATGGTTTCACTTAGTTCCCCCCAAAGTATTTACCCCCTTAGGTTTTTGCAATGAACCCTTTAAAAGTGTCACCATAATGCAGTTCTGTTACAAAATGAAGACTCCTGAGAgaagttttgtttcatttgtaatTTCCATAATTTGGGTGAGACTTTACTTTTTGCTTACTGTATATGTTCTCagtgactgtgtgtgtgcatggggggGGGTAAGTTTTTTTGTGGGCCTCAAACATGGAAGTATTCTACCTaggagccacattctcagccctgaGTTGAGTGAATACTATGTATTTTCTAGAGTCTGCACCACCCCAGCAATGACCATTCCCATTAGAATGTGATCACTGTTACAAGTTTACTTTTTAACAGGTCTGAGGAAAGGACTAGTTGTGATTAGAATAAGAATAGTGGCAAGGACTTTTAAAGTGGAGCCTGTGTATGTCAACTTGAATAGTTGGTGAAATTGTGTACTGAGAATCTACCCAGAGACTAAATGTAGATGGGCTGTAGTACTGAGAGCCTTAAAGAATTAAGCAGCCCTGGACTTGGTTTTCCCATCCTGGACACATTAGATGGATTCTGCTACCTCTGGACTCCTTCCCCTTCTTGTGAGGCAGTGAAAATAACTCTTAACAGCAAACTGTCAGCTTCCTGGGTGCACAATGGATAAATGGGTCCTGGAGCTGAGAAGTGAACACCTTCCTGTGGAGAGTTATGTGGCATTTGGCTTCCAGAAGTAGTGACATTCACCCATCAAGTCTAAtagatatttttagtgttaacTGAACTGATTGTACCTTTGGGCAACTCAAAAAGAGAATAGCCTTGCTAGTttggtttgtgtttttcttttttgatgagaCACAGTCAACTGGGGCTTTTTACTTATAAATGATGAATGATAATAGCTCAGGATAACTCTCAGTTTAAGGAGCCTACTATGCTACTATGGTTCTAGAACTTGGAAGTCTGAGGTGAGAGGATCCCTTGAATCCAGGAGGTTGAGACCAGCTTGGGACACCTACTATATGTCAGGTTCTTAGTGTTTAGCCCTCAAAAACTCCTTTGTGTAAATGTGTCAAGTCACTGTGAGACCTAGGCATTCTCACTGAACCTTTGCCAAATTAATACAAGTGGTTTTCCTTCAATTAAAGCACTGGGGGGCACTTAGTCCAGGTGAGGGTCAATATTTCACCCTCTCCTCTGATGAAGCACCTTCCAGTGAAGTCAGCATAAAGGGCTGGCAAGCACAGGATGCCAAGAAGTTGCCAGCTATAGACCAGGTAGCAATAACCAGGTTCTCCCACACGCAGCAGCTTCAGGCTGTTCCCAAAGCACCTCATGGAACTAGTTAATTTGCTGAGATAGTGGCTATTTCTCAAGGTACAAATGTCTTTTCTCTGGACTTTTCAGGAAAGGAAAAgtggctgaattttttttttttttttccttttagttgtcaatggacctttcctttacttatttatatgcggtgctgagaattgaacccagcctcacacatgttaggcaagcactctaccactgagccacaaccccagcctcctgagagaagttttgtttcatttgtaatTTCCATAATTTGGGTGAGACTTTACTTTTTGCTTACTGTATATGTTCTCAGTGACTGTGTGTGTGCGtatgggggggtaccagggactgaacccaggggcaataaccactgacccacctccctagccctttttatt encodes:
- the Set gene encoding protein SET, translating into MSAPAAKVSKKELNSNHDGADETSEKEQQEAIEHIDEVQNEIDRLNEQASEEILKVEQKYNKLRQPFFQKRSELIAKIPNFWVTTFVNHPQVSALLGEEDEEALHYLTRVEVTEFEDIKSGYRIDFYFDENPYFENKVLSKEFHLNESGDPSSKSTEIKWKSGKDLTKRSSQTQNKASRKRQHEEPESFFTWFTDHSDAGADELGEVIKDDIWPNPLQYYLVPDMDDEEGEGEEDDDDDEEEEGLEDIDEEGDEDEGEEDEDDDEGEEGEEDEGEDD